The nucleotide sequence CAACGCGGACGGGAAGGACGCGACGCGGGAGGCTCCCGCCACCGCCCTGTCGCGACGTCTCGTGATCCCTGTCGTCCTCGCTGCGGGCTGGGGCGCCCTGTTTGCCTACACGCTGGTGGTGCTCACCGATGACGGGCCGGTCGCGGCGCACGCCGGACACACCCGGCTTGCCGCCGCCGACGGGATCGACGTACCGGAGGTTCGCCTACCCGAGCCGGAACGGCCGGTCACACCTGCCGCCAACCCCCCGGCGCGGGTGCTGACGGTCGCGGCACCGGCCCCGCCGCTCGACACCGTGGTCGCCCGGGCCGAGCCGCGGCCCGCCGCGCCGCTGGTGGAGCGGGCGGCCTTCGTCGGCATCTGGGGACCCAATTCGGTCGCTTGCGGCCAGCGCCAGCGCCGCCGCGGCTTCCTGCCCGCCACCATCACGGAGGACGGCGCCAAGGCTGGGCGCACCGTCTGCCGCTTCCGCAACAACCGCCGCGAGGGCAGCGCCTGGACCATGGCCGCCGATTGCAGCGAGCGTGGCCGCCGCTGGACCTCCCAGGTCCGCCTCCTCGTCGAGCATGACCGGCTCACCTGGAGCAGCGGCAAGGGCCAAGCGAACTACATCCGCTGCAGCCGCAAATCCGATTGACGAACGGCTCGCGCATCGTCCCGAAAGGTGGTCGCCGGCTTTCGGGACGATGCTCTACGCTGCATCGACGGCAAACCGCAGCCGCAGCGCGCCCGCCCGGAACACGACCCGCTCCGGCACGAACCGCCACAGGCGCTCGGCGCCTTCGCTCCGTTCCTCCGCCGCCGGATCGAGCACGATTTCGGTGCGCCCGCTCATCTGCAGCAGATCGCCGGTCGCGAAATCCGGAAAGACGAGCCCCGCCCATGGGTTTTCCATCATGTTTCCCAGCGTGTTGAAGGCACGGTTGCCTGAATAGTCGGGAATCGTGAGGCGGCCGTCGGCTCCGATCCGCACGAAACCGGCCGGCCCGCCCCGGTGCGAGACATCGACCCGCCGCCGGCCGTCCGGTGCCTCGACGGCGCTCGCGACGAAGAAGGTCTCCGCTGCCGCGATCACTGCTCGCGCTGCTGCGTCGAGCCGGTCCGACATGCGAGGGCGCGACCGTGATTCGCGCGGCCGGTCCGGTTCCGACGCGTGTCGAACGCGGATATATTGCGGACAATTGCCGAAGCTCTCCTCGACCCGGACCGCGAACCCCTCCGGACCGCTCCGCTCGATCCGTCCGTTGAGGCGGTTACGGCGGCGCGTAGCCAGCTCGATCCCGAGCAGACCCACACCCGCCCCGTCCTCCAATCCCGCCTCGGCGGGATCGTCGGCATCGCGCGGCGCCTCCACCCGGAGGTGAAGCGGGTCCGGCGCGTGGAGGAAGCCCGGCGCCCCCTCGCGCAGGGTCGCCCAGGGGCGCCCCTCCCCGTCCACGCTGCCGAGCACCGCGAACGGCAGGAGCGGGAAGAACGCCCGGTGCTGCTCGATCAGGTGATCGCGGATCATCCGCGGTCCGAGTTCCGCCATCCGCCCGGCGATGCCGACATGCTCCTGCATCGCCACCTCGCCCCGGTGCCAGGGCCAGGATGGGGCTGCGGCCTGCGCGCTCATGCCGAACCTCCCGCCGCGTTCAGGCCGACCGGCGAGGCCGGAAGCGCCACGAAGCCGGGCAGCGCCTCGATGCGGGCGAGCCACGCGCGGACATGTCGGTAGGCCGCGAGATCGACGTTCCCCTCGGGAGCGGCGGCGATGTAGCTGTAGAGCGCCACGTCGGCGATGGTCGGGCGCTCGGCGGCGAGCCAATCGCGTGCCGACAATTCCGCATCGATCAGCGCCAGGATCTGGTGGGCGCGGGCGATCACCTCCGCTGCATCGAAGCCGGCACCGAACAGCGTGACGAGCCGGGCAGCGCAGGGGCCGTAGGCGATGGGGCCGGCTGCAACCGAGAGCCAGCGCTGGACGCGCGCTGCCCCTTCCGCATCCTCGGGCAGCCAGTCGCCGCGCCCGAGCTTCTTGGCGAGGTAGACGAGGATGGCATTCGAATCAGGCACGATCACGCCGTTGTCGTCGAGGACGGGAACCTGCCCGAACGAATTCATCGCCAGGAAGTCCGGCGAACGGTTCTGACCGCTGGCGAAATCGACCTCGACCGTCTCGAAGGGCTGGCCGAGCAGCGACAGGAACAGGCGCGCTCGGTGGGCGTGGCCCGAGAGCGTCAGGCTGTAGAGCTTCATGGGGGTGTCTCCGCGAGCCGCTGGATCGGCTGTGGATCGATCACACTCCCTCTGGGCCGCGAGGTGAACTGGTATAATCGGCAAGCAACTGTTGCGTTATGCGGAACAATCGCCTCTCTGCTCGCCGGGAAGGGGTTTCCGGAGGGCGCCGTCATGGATCGGTTGCAGGGAATGCGTGTGTTCGTGCGGGTGGCCGAGAGCGGCGGCTTCGCCGGAGCGGCCCGGGCGCTCGGCATGAGTCCGGCCGCCGTTACCCGTGCGGTCGCGGCGCTCGAGATCGCTATCGGCGCGCGGCTGTTCATCCGCACCACGCGCTCGGTGAAGCTGACCGACGCGGGCGGCCGCTATCTCGAGGATTGCCGCCGAATCCTGTCCGAGATCGCGGAAGCCGAGGCGGCCGCCGCCGGTTCGACCGCGACGCCGACCGGTATGCTGACGCTGACGGCGCCGGTGCAGTTCGGCCGCCTCTACGTGCTGCCGGTGTTGACCGACTATCTCGCGCGCCATCCGGCCGTGTCGATCCGCGCGCTCTTCCTCGACCGAATCAGCAACATGATCGAGGAGGGCATCGATGTCGGCGTGCGGATCGGGCACCTCGCCGATTCCGGGCTGAGCGCGATCCGCGTCGGCAGCGTGCGTCGGGTCATCTGCGCCGCGCCGAGTTATCTCGAACGGCACGGCATACCCGAGACGCCCCGCGACCTGCGCGAACACGCGGTGATCGGCGCGTGGAGCCCCGGTGCCCTACCGGAATGGCGGTTCGGACCCGAGCGGCGCATCGTGGTCGCGGTCCATCCCCGGCTCACCTGCAACACCGTGGATGCGGCGCTCGCCGCGGCCCTCGACGGGGGAGGAATCGTGCGGCTGCTGTCCTATCAGGTCGCGCCGGCGGTGGCGGAGGGACGCCTGCGCATCCTGCTCAGCGACGATGAAGAGGCGCCGGTCCCGATCCACGTGGTCAGCCCCGAGGGGCGGCGGGCCCCGGCCAAGACCCGCGCCTTCGTCGATCTTGCCGTGGCCCGATTGCGCGCCGATCCGAGGGTGAACCCGGCGGGGTGAGGCCGCTCAGACTCCGACGCCGTCATGGCGACGCGGAGCCGAAGCCATCCAAGGGCTCTTCCCTTTCAGGATTCGTCGCGCCGCTGGATCGCTTCGCCGTCGCGCGCGATGATGGCGAGGGCAAGGAGTCCCCGCCCACTCCGCTCAGTACACGTCGGCCTGATAACGCCCGGCCTTCTTCAGGGCGGCGAGATAGGCCACCGCCTCGTCGGGGTTCTTGCCGCCGTGCTGCGCGGCGACGTCGATGATCGCGCGCTCCACGTCCTTGGCCATGCGCTTGGCATCGCCGCAGACGTAGAAATGGGCGCCGCCCTCCAGCCACTTCCACAGCTCGGCGCCGTTCTCGCGCATCCGGTCCTGCACGTAGGTCTTCTCGGTGCCATCGCGCGACCAGGCCAGTGAGAGGCGGGTCAGCACCTTCTCGTCCTTCAGGCCGTTCAGCTCGTCCTTGTAGAAGAAGTCGGTCGCCTGCCGCTGGTGGCCGTAGAACAGCCAGTTGCGGCCGGGCGCCTTCGTTGCCGCGCGCTCGCGCAGGAAGGAGCGGAACGGCGCGACACCGGTGCCGGGGCCGCACATGATCACGTCTTTGGAGGCATCCTGCGGCAGGGCGAAGCCGTGCGCCTTCTGCAGGTAGATGCGGACCTTGGTCTGCTCGGGCAGACGCTCGCCGAGATGCGTCGAGGCGACGCCCAGGCGCAGCCGCGAGCGATGGTTGTAGCGCACCGCATCGACGGTCAGCGAGACGCGGCCGGCATCCATCTTCGGCGAGGACGAGATCGAGTAGAGCCGCGGCTGCAACTCGTCGAGCGCCTCCAGGAAGACCTCGGCATCGGGCCGCGCACCGGGGAACTTGTGGAGCGCGCCGAGCACGTCGAGATAGGCGGCATCGCCGTCCGGATCCTCGCCGGCCGCCAGCGCCTGCGCCTTCTTGCGCGCCTCGCCCGAGGTCAGCAGCGACAGGAGCTGGTAGAGGTTGTCCGGCGCCGAACCCAATGAGTAGTCGGTGAGCAACCGGTCGCGCAGGGTCTTGCCGCCGATCTTCCGCTCGGGCCGCGTACCGAGTTCGGCGATCACCGCATCGACCAGGGCCGGAGCGTTGGCCGGGAACAGGCCGAGAGAGTCGCCGGCTTCATACTGGATCGGCGTATCCCTCAGGTCGATCTCGATGTGCCAAGTCTCCTTCTCGCCGCCCGGCGCGTTGAGGCGCGTGCGGGAGAGGAAGGTCGCCTCGACCGGGTTTTCGCGGCAATAGCCCAGCGGCCCGAGTTCCGGCTCCTTCTTCGGTGTGTCGCCTTCCGCTTTCTTCGGGGCCGCCGGGCCGCCCGAGGCGCCGAACTCCTCCTCCAGCTTCTTCAGCATCCGCAGCGTTTCCTTGCCGCCGGGCTGGCAGAGGTTCAGCCGCTCCTCGCTCTTCAAAAAGATCGCGTTGGCGTAGTCGGCGCAGTTGTAGC is from Methylorubrum sp. B1-46 and encodes:
- a CDS encoding pyridoxamine 5'-phosphate oxidase family protein, which translates into the protein MSAQAAAPSWPWHRGEVAMQEHVGIAGRMAELGPRMIRDHLIEQHRAFFPLLPFAVLGSVDGEGRPWATLREGAPGFLHAPDPLHLRVEAPRDADDPAEAGLEDGAGVGLLGIELATRRRNRLNGRIERSGPEGFAVRVEESFGNCPQYIRVRHASEPDRPRESRSRPRMSDRLDAAARAVIAAAETFFVASAVEAPDGRRRVDVSHRGGPAGFVRIGADGRLTIPDYSGNRAFNTLGNMMENPWAGLVFPDFATGDLLQMSGRTEIVLDPAAEERSEGAERLWRFVPERVVFRAGALRLRFAVDAA
- a CDS encoding sulfite reductase subunit alpha, which codes for MTQHVAPPLVLIPESAPFNADQRSWLSGYFAALLGPAVEGATALAPGEASSTGPKLADNDDAPWHDPSMPIDDRMAIAKDRSEPQKLMAAMAQQDCGQCGYNCADYANAIFLKSEERLNLCQPGGKETLRMLKKLEEEFGASGGPAAPKKAEGDTPKKEPELGPLGYCRENPVEATFLSRTRLNAPGGEKETWHIEIDLRDTPIQYEAGDSLGLFPANAPALVDAVIAELGTRPERKIGGKTLRDRLLTDYSLGSAPDNLYQLLSLLTSGEARKKAQALAAGEDPDGDAAYLDVLGALHKFPGARPDAEVFLEALDELQPRLYSISSSPKMDAGRVSLTVDAVRYNHRSRLRLGVASTHLGERLPEQTKVRIYLQKAHGFALPQDASKDVIMCGPGTGVAPFRSFLRERAATKAPGRNWLFYGHQRQATDFFYKDELNGLKDEKVLTRLSLAWSRDGTEKTYVQDRMRENGAELWKWLEGGAHFYVCGDAKRMAKDVERAIIDVAAQHGGKNPDEAVAYLAALKKAGRYQADVY
- a CDS encoding glutathione S-transferase family protein yields the protein MKLYSLTLSGHAHRARLFLSLLGQPFETVEVDFASGQNRSPDFLAMNSFGQVPVLDDNGVIVPDSNAILVYLAKKLGRGDWLPEDAEGAARVQRWLSVAAGPIAYGPCAARLVTLFGAGFDAAEVIARAHQILALIDAELSARDWLAAERPTIADVALYSYIAAAPEGNVDLAAYRHVRAWLARIEALPGFVALPASPVGLNAAGGSA
- a CDS encoding LysR family transcriptional regulator, with amino-acid sequence MDRLQGMRVFVRVAESGGFAGAARALGMSPAAVTRAVAALEIAIGARLFIRTTRSVKLTDAGGRYLEDCRRILSEIAEAEAAAAGSTATPTGMLTLTAPVQFGRLYVLPVLTDYLARHPAVSIRALFLDRISNMIEEGIDVGVRIGHLADSGLSAIRVGSVRRVICAAPSYLERHGIPETPRDLREHAVIGAWSPGALPEWRFGPERRIVVAVHPRLTCNTVDAALAAALDGGGIVRLLSYQVAPAVAEGRLRILLSDDEEAPVPIHVVSPEGRRAPAKTRAFVDLAVARLRADPRVNPAG